In one window of Cytophagaceae bacterium ABcell3 DNA:
- a CDS encoding gliding motility-associated C-terminal domain-containing protein, translating into MIKPFSVFALLLLFSYSALAQCGDENIEVTNWCENQFAEWEITNPDPNARYRWYQLIDTDGDGIPDDTINRHYGANANGTRFISPTRYSTPDPEPTEPGWDERTFYYVKESPVNDFIPFGDLDFDNGQPAALEDFTMNLSLEQDIRLHSVNVPVVLYNTDNTFHLQIRIGDHYSDVFHFSGNNATEIGNQTYAVTVPVNLNIEAGDYEVEVITAPANPNAGTNPIDGFRWWDNSPANSQTFEEPGIINAQGNTSNFWGADKRSVLFDWNFTAYCEFQETPPATRTTEGCCTPVLAELSIDVSGPVIVSGTDEAVLTAIGYENNSNYFQWYKDGDLLAGVSGPGATEITVSEAGNYTVREVVDLDDIDNVSCYAEGIGNVQERSLFVRVNDPQAEYCLGDEIELEAYGEDISGVTWAPASIVSDPNSRTTTAILSQTGSIEFTAEAKVFVGNVIVNGDFEDGSEGFYTDMTESAGTPASNQFRIDDHVTPDQPYWSRTTNQDPAQQCQGDGNFFYADGFAPNQEGQTGVVWRQTVNVSPNNDYVFSMDHANISWDSDPHDNSRVADTDATLHVFINGTLYATFTTDGNGEYEGVCRWKTDTFEWNSENNTSATIEIRQPYEPAPGRDFAMDNIMFGGPMNQTAAIEVGPINSCFDLEAEVLEECNEDEETIISATTNGIFVGWEEEGGGTATIANPTLNQTAVTPTETTNYIATARFQIGNKIENGDFELGNQGFTTDLNYNEHTIGPGSYGVTTDPSLLNENWFVSMGDVTSGEGYMMILDPNDDDETMYRTQVNVQEGVEYAFSSWIANIHIEALNPPQMRFIINGEELDEIDFPENTNDWFQFSTVWTSDVTGTIDIELHNINPSSQGNDFALDELVFAPLSDVTVTDTVTVEPCCVPVDIVVHPEDTKVCETNDANFSVEASASGTSSFSYQWQVSYDEGISWLDLEDETDSLLVISEASASLNEHLYRVVVASGANCPSTISDSAQLTIIDEVDPGEIYIDADTAICANTTPPPILNAVDPSGGDADETFTFLWEYSTDEGNSWTLIDNEISDEYTPNDPIDTETWYRRIAINGPCDSVPGSPVIITIKPQLLGGEINSSQSTCYNVAPDPVTSESLASGGDGEGTYTYTWQSAPLSDPDNWTSETGPENELSIGPLTESRMYRRMVESGDDPACNTAYSDTVTITVYEEPTPGIIGDDQVICYGDVPAELTNIELPTEGDSTEPYAYRWLYSEDENGTFGATGGTGSTFQPQELTATAWFVREVSSGNCPPQLTDAVEVYVNDPLEPGSIQVDETQICAGASPGTITEDDPASGGGGGYTYIWEKSEENGPWEEITGENDPEFTPENITVDTRYRRVVSTATCDPDISNIISITVLPGLNPGVIESDQIICYGATPAEINSVAPASGGDGSFTYSWQSASEDDPNDWSDISGENSLTFSPGSLTESIFYRRVVVSGTGECNTSATSPVLIRVNEDLTPGSIGGDQKICENDIPSEITELTPATGGTGFYTYTWEMTEDNGNTWTTISGGTDSTYSPPALSQSTIYRRLVTSDDCGTVTSNMVEIDVTPLVPVSVEINEPGEICLGEPVVFTADPENEGANPVYRWEINGSEVPGETSPSFTTSSLDSADVVRVILTSNAECPSGNPATSNEVTMVVNDAITPSVAINTAPEICEGEEVNFTATPSGGGTNPTYEWFVNNVSQGPEDEIATWSSDQLQDGDQVHVIMTSNSNCIDANASAEATSNTHTMVVNENMPVSVSIIANPDTRQCEGTEITFEATPTNGGATPTYQWHVNGQPRGMNNQEFKADDFEDGDQVYVILNSSLNCKTGDPATSNIHVMQIDPIEPVSVSLQGPTSTICENELAEFVAIPVNGGSAPEYRWFVNGQLHQETTHEFAITTLKDQEEVRVELISSIDCPDRTAHAQLNADIFEIPEIAISPDLRTLCASQSPQLLTPVAVEGEIPDQSSYTWAINGTDIPNGSTPFYPADSSGTYTVRVTFPAGCDTISSEAMINIIPDPSPQINEDSTAICEGDYATFTVESDGGSLQWYLNGNPVAGETGHTIHANEGGLYSVIENNNYCEQQSMSVPLTVIPNPIPFAGEDITTVEGAPVQLHASGGESFQWHPEDGLSDPYIPNPTLIAEDNITYTVEVSNGDCVAEDQVNIIVQKPVIVRNSFTPNGDNINDTWYIENLERFPDARIEIYNRWGNLVWLSEGPAEWDGTNFRNNEILPVATYYYVIILNSEVFDKPLTGHVTIVR; encoded by the coding sequence ATGATTAAGCCCTTTAGTGTTTTTGCTTTGCTATTACTGTTTTCCTACAGTGCCCTTGCACAATGTGGAGATGAAAACATTGAAGTTACCAACTGGTGCGAGAACCAGTTTGCGGAGTGGGAAATTACCAACCCTGACCCTAACGCCAGATATCGGTGGTATCAACTTATCGATACGGACGGAGATGGGATTCCAGATGACACCATCAACCGCCATTATGGAGCCAATGCCAATGGCACCCGCTTTATCTCGCCAACTAGGTATTCTACCCCCGATCCGGAACCTACAGAACCTGGCTGGGATGAGCGTACTTTTTATTATGTAAAAGAAAGTCCTGTCAATGATTTTATTCCATTCGGTGATTTAGACTTTGACAATGGACAACCTGCTGCCTTGGAAGACTTTACAATGAACTTATCACTTGAGCAAGATATTAGACTACATTCTGTAAATGTACCTGTGGTTTTATACAACACAGACAATACTTTTCACTTACAGATTCGCATTGGCGACCATTACTCTGATGTCTTTCATTTTTCAGGAAATAACGCAACGGAAATTGGCAACCAAACTTATGCAGTTACTGTCCCCGTAAACCTTAATATAGAAGCCGGCGACTATGAAGTAGAAGTCATTACAGCACCAGCCAACCCTAATGCCGGCACAAACCCCATAGATGGCTTCCGCTGGTGGGATAATTCTCCAGCAAACAGTCAAACTTTTGAAGAGCCGGGAATCATTAATGCTCAAGGGAACACCTCGAATTTCTGGGGGGCAGATAAAAGGTCTGTTCTGTTTGACTGGAACTTTACAGCCTACTGTGAATTTCAGGAAACCCCTCCTGCCACAAGAACAACAGAGGGCTGCTGTACACCAGTATTAGCAGAACTAAGTATTGACGTTTCCGGTCCTGTTATTGTATCGGGTACGGACGAAGCAGTTCTTACTGCTATTGGATATGAAAACAACAGCAATTACTTCCAATGGTATAAAGACGGAGACTTGCTTGCTGGAGTTTCTGGGCCAGGAGCCACAGAAATTACAGTTAGCGAAGCAGGTAACTACACTGTTAGGGAAGTTGTTGATCTTGACGATATAGACAACGTAAGTTGCTATGCAGAAGGTATTGGCAATGTACAAGAGCGTTCATTGTTTGTAAGAGTTAATGACCCACAAGCGGAATATTGTTTAGGAGATGAAATAGAGCTAGAGGCGTATGGAGAAGACATATCTGGCGTAACTTGGGCGCCTGCTAGTATAGTAAGCGACCCAAATTCACGTACCACCACCGCCATTTTGTCCCAAACCGGAAGCATAGAGTTTACGGCAGAGGCAAAAGTGTTTGTTGGTAATGTCATTGTCAATGGAGACTTTGAAGATGGCAGTGAAGGTTTTTATACGGACATGACAGAGTCTGCCGGAACCCCTGCTTCAAATCAATTCAGAATTGATGATCATGTGACCCCAGATCAACCATATTGGTCAAGAACCACCAACCAAGATCCTGCACAGCAATGTCAGGGAGACGGAAATTTCTTTTATGCAGATGGATTTGCCCCTAACCAAGAAGGGCAAACTGGCGTCGTATGGAGGCAAACTGTAAATGTTTCACCTAACAACGATTATGTGTTTTCAATGGACCATGCCAACATATCATGGGACAGTGATCCTCATGACAATAGCAGGGTCGCCGATACTGATGCCACCCTCCATGTTTTCATCAACGGTACATTATATGCTACTTTTACCACTGATGGAAACGGAGAGTATGAAGGTGTATGCCGATGGAAAACAGACACCTTTGAATGGAATTCAGAAAACAACACTAGTGCTACCATAGAGATCAGACAACCATACGAGCCTGCGCCGGGTCGGGATTTCGCCATGGACAACATCATGTTTGGAGGGCCTATGAACCAAACAGCCGCCATTGAAGTGGGACCTATAAACTCTTGCTTTGATCTTGAAGCTGAAGTGCTGGAAGAATGTAACGAGGATGAAGAAACGATAATTTCTGCCACTACCAACGGTATTTTTGTTGGCTGGGAGGAAGAAGGCGGAGGAACTGCTACCATTGCAAACCCCACCCTCAACCAAACAGCAGTAACCCCGACAGAGACCACCAATTATATTGCCACTGCAAGATTCCAAATCGGAAACAAAATAGAAAACGGTGATTTTGAGCTGGGAAATCAAGGGTTTACAACCGACTTGAATTATAATGAACATACCATTGGCCCAGGAAGTTACGGTGTTACCACAGACCCAAGTCTTCTAAATGAGAACTGGTTTGTATCCATGGGAGATGTTACCTCCGGCGAAGGTTACATGATGATACTAGACCCGAATGACGACGATGAAACCATGTACAGAACCCAGGTAAATGTTCAAGAAGGTGTGGAATATGCATTTTCCTCATGGATTGCTAACATCCATATAGAAGCCCTGAACCCTCCACAAATGAGATTTATCATTAACGGAGAGGAACTAGATGAAATTGACTTCCCTGAAAATACCAATGACTGGTTTCAGTTTAGTACCGTGTGGACCTCTGATGTTACAGGTACAATAGACATTGAACTTCACAACATCAACCCCTCTTCTCAGGGGAATGACTTTGCCTTGGACGAGTTGGTCTTCGCGCCGCTCTCTGATGTAACAGTAACCGACACTGTGACGGTTGAACCTTGCTGTGTACCTGTTGACATTGTTGTTCACCCAGAAGACACAAAAGTATGTGAAACCAACGACGCCAACTTTTCTGTAGAAGCAAGCGCTTCAGGCACTAGCTCATTCAGCTACCAATGGCAAGTAAGCTATGACGAAGGTATTTCTTGGCTTGACCTAGAAGATGAAACTGATAGTTTGTTGGTTATTTCCGAGGCATCAGCTTCCTTAAACGAGCATCTATACCGGGTAGTAGTAGCGTCTGGAGCCAATTGCCCTTCCACCATTTCGGACTCTGCACAATTAACCATCATCGACGAAGTAGATCCAGGAGAGATTTATATAGATGCAGATACCGCTATTTGCGCAAACACCACTCCCCCGCCGATCTTAAATGCTGTTGACCCAAGTGGTGGGGATGCGGATGAGACTTTCACTTTTTTATGGGAGTATTCCACAGATGAAGGGAACTCCTGGACATTGATAGACAATGAAATTAGTGATGAATATACGCCTAACGATCCTATTGACACAGAAACTTGGTACAGAAGGATTGCCATCAACGGCCCATGTGACTCTGTGCCGGGAAGCCCTGTCATCATTACCATTAAACCGCAGCTTTTAGGTGGTGAAATAAACTCCAGCCAAAGTACATGTTATAACGTAGCGCCAGACCCAGTTACAAGCGAATCGCTAGCCAGCGGAGGAGATGGCGAAGGCACATATACCTATACCTGGCAGTCTGCGCCTTTAAGTGACCCTGACAACTGGACAAGCGAAACTGGCCCAGAAAATGAGCTTTCTATAGGCCCTCTGACAGAAAGTCGTATGTACAGAAGAATGGTAGAATCAGGCGATGACCCAGCGTGCAACACCGCCTACTCTGACACTGTTACCATTACCGTATATGAAGAGCCAACACCAGGCATTATCGGAGACGACCAGGTAATCTGCTACGGTGATGTGCCTGCTGAACTCACAAACATTGAGCTGCCTACTGAAGGGGACTCTACAGAACCTTATGCTTACCGCTGGCTTTATTCTGAAGATGAAAACGGAACATTTGGTGCCACAGGAGGCACAGGTTCTACATTCCAACCTCAGGAACTTACAGCAACCGCTTGGTTTGTACGAGAAGTTAGCTCAGGAAACTGCCCTCCTCAGCTTACAGATGCCGTAGAGGTATATGTAAATGACCCATTAGAACCAGGCTCTATTCAGGTAGACGAAACCCAAATATGTGCAGGAGCTTCTCCAGGTACCATTACTGAAGACGATCCAGCTTCAGGTGGCGGAGGGGGTTATACTTATATATGGGAAAAGTCTGAAGAAAACGGTCCATGGGAAGAAATAACTGGAGAAAATGACCCTGAGTTTACCCCTGAAAACATAACTGTAGACACCCGTTACAGAAGGGTGGTTTCCACAGCAACATGTGATCCGGATATTTCCAATATCATTTCTATCACAGTACTTCCGGGACTTAACCCCGGCGTTATCGAAAGCGACCAAATCATATGCTACGGTGCTACACCAGCAGAGATCAATAGTGTTGCACCTGCCTCCGGCGGAGACGGGTCTTTTACCTATAGCTGGCAATCGGCCAGTGAAGATGACCCTAACGACTGGTCAGATATCAGTGGGGAAAACAGCTTGACCTTTTCCCCAGGTTCTCTAACAGAATCAATTTTTTATAGAAGAGTAGTAGTGTCAGGAACTGGCGAGTGTAATACTTCCGCTACTTCTCCTGTGCTTATCAGGGTCAATGAAGACTTAACGCCTGGCTCAATAGGAGGAGACCAAAAAATCTGTGAAAATGATATCCCAAGCGAAATTACTGAACTAACGCCGGCAACTGGCGGAACAGGGTTTTACACATATACCTGGGAAATGACCGAGGACAATGGTAATACATGGACAACAATAAGTGGCGGAACAGATTCCACCTACTCACCCCCTGCCCTGTCACAGTCTACGATATATAGAAGGCTCGTAACTTCTGACGACTGTGGTACCGTAACCTCAAATATGGTAGAAATTGATGTGACACCTCTAGTGCCTGTAAGTGTTGAAATCAATGAACCAGGCGAAATATGCTTAGGCGAGCCTGTGGTATTTACTGCAGATCCTGAAAACGAAGGTGCCAATCCAGTGTATAGGTGGGAAATCAATGGAAGTGAAGTTCCTGGCGAAACTAGCCCTTCTTTTACCACCTCTTCGCTGGACAGTGCTGATGTAGTACGTGTAATCTTAACATCAAACGCTGAATGTCCATCTGGAAACCCAGCAACATCGAACGAGGTTACCATGGTTGTCAATGATGCAATTACACCGTCTGTCGCTATAAATACTGCTCCTGAAATCTGTGAAGGCGAAGAAGTAAACTTTACGGCCACCCCTTCTGGCGGCGGCACTAACCCTACCTATGAGTGGTTTGTGAACAATGTTTCCCAAGGTCCGGAAGACGAAATTGCCACTTGGTCAAGCGACCAATTGCAAGATGGAGACCAAGTACACGTAATTATGACTTCTAACTCAAACTGCATAGATGCAAACGCCAGTGCTGAAGCGACCTCTAACACCCATACCATGGTGGTGAATGAAAATATGCCAGTAAGCGTATCTATTATAGCAAACCCAGACACAAGACAATGTGAGGGAACTGAAATTACCTTTGAGGCCACTCCTACCAATGGAGGTGCAACACCTACTTACCAGTGGCATGTCAATGGACAACCTAGAGGAATGAACAATCAAGAGTTTAAAGCAGATGATTTCGAGGATGGCGACCAAGTTTATGTAATATTGAACTCATCATTAAACTGTAAGACTGGCGACCCTGCTACATCCAATATACATGTCATGCAGATCGACCCTATAGAACCAGTGTCTGTGTCCCTTCAAGGCCCTACCAGCACAATATGTGAAAATGAATTAGCTGAGTTTGTCGCTATACCTGTCAATGGAGGAAGCGCACCTGAGTATCGTTGGTTCGTAAACGGTCAGTTGCACCAAGAAACGACACATGAGTTTGCAATTACCACACTTAAAGACCAAGAAGAAGTGCGGGTTGAACTTATATCCAGCATAGACTGTCCAGATAGAACAGCCCATGCACAACTAAATGCAGACATCTTTGAAATTCCAGAAATAGCAATTTCTCCAGATCTCAGGACTTTATGTGCAAGCCAAAGCCCTCAGTTACTCACACCAGTAGCTGTTGAGGGAGAAATTCCAGACCAAAGTTCATACACTTGGGCAATTAACGGTACGGATATCCCTAACGGATCCACGCCTTTTTATCCAGCTGATAGCTCAGGCACGTATACCGTGAGGGTAACTTTCCCTGCAGGATGTGATACCATCTCATCCGAGGCTATGATCAACATTATACCTGACCCATCCCCTCAGATCAATGAGGACAGCACCGCTATATGTGAAGGGGATTATGCCACTTTTACAGTCGAAAGCGATGGAGGCAGCCTACAATGGTATTTGAACGGGAACCCTGTTGCAGGAGAAACCGGACATACCATTCACGCTAATGAAGGAGGGTTATACAGCGTCATAGAAAACAATAATTATTGTGAGCAACAATCAATGTCGGTTCCTTTAACTGTTATCCCTAACCCAATTCCTTTTGCAGGAGAAGATATAACCACAGTAGAGGGCGCCCCAGTGCAACTTCATGCTTCCGGCGGGGAATCCTTCCAATGGCATCCAGAAGATGGCCTGAGCGACCCTTATATCCCAAATCCAACATTGATTGCAGAAGATAATATCACATATACTGTAGAAGTTTCAAATGGAGACTGTGTGGCAGAAGACCAAGTAAACATAATTGTTCAGAAGCCTGTCATTGTCCGCAATTCATTTACTCCAAATGGCGACAATATCAACGACACTTGGTATATAGAAAACTTAGAGCGCTTCCCTGATGCGAGAATAGAGATTTATAACAGATGGGGTAACTTGGTTTGGCTTTCAGAAGGTCCCGCCGAATGGGACGGCACCAACTTCAGGAACAATGAAATATTACCAGTAGCTACTTACTATTACGTAATTATCCTAAACTCGGAAGTATTTGATAAGCCACTTACAGGACATGTTACCATTGTTAGGTAA
- the msrA gene encoding peptide-methionine (S)-S-oxide reductase MsrA yields MKQATFGAGCFWCVEAIFQDLKGVQSVVSGYTGGETENPTYEAVCGGNTGHAEVVQVTYDPDTISYEELLEIFFKTHDPTTLNRQGADTGTQYRSAIFYHDQAQQEIATKVLKELDQSGAWDDPIVTEIAPAQKFYPAEGYHQNYFKQNQGQPYCSFVIQPKVEKFRKVFADKIRK; encoded by the coding sequence ATGAAACAAGCAACATTTGGCGCTGGATGTTTCTGGTGTGTCGAGGCTATTTTCCAAGATTTAAAGGGCGTGCAATCTGTAGTGTCAGGCTATACAGGTGGTGAAACAGAAAACCCTACTTATGAAGCTGTGTGCGGTGGCAATACAGGGCATGCAGAAGTTGTGCAGGTTACCTATGACCCTGATACAATCAGCTATGAGGAGCTGCTCGAAATTTTCTTCAAAACCCATGACCCGACCACGCTTAACAGGCAAGGGGCAGATACCGGGACGCAATACCGTTCTGCTATTTTCTATCATGACCAAGCTCAGCAGGAAATTGCTACCAAGGTTCTTAAGGAACTTGACCAATCCGGTGCCTGGGATGACCCTATCGTTACGGAGATTGCTCCTGCACAAAAATTTTATCCGGCAGAAGGATACCATCAAAACTATTTTAAACAAAACCAGGGGCAGCCCTATTGTTCATTTGTTATACAACCTAAAGTCGAAAAATTCCGAAAGGTTTTTGCCGATAAGATCCGGAAGTAA
- a CDS encoding acylphosphatase codes for MKHLTITVTGKVQGVYYRASAREKALELGLKGLVKNMSDGSVYIEAEGPEEKLEEFVRWCKKGPVLARVSDIDVKEGSAQDFASFVIDR; via the coding sequence ATGAAGCATTTAACAATTACCGTTACCGGAAAGGTGCAGGGTGTATATTATCGGGCTTCGGCCAGAGAAAAGGCACTTGAGCTTGGCCTGAAAGGACTTGTGAAAAACATGTCCGATGGGTCGGTTTATATTGAAGCAGAGGGGCCGGAAGAAAAGCTTGAGGAGTTTGTCCGGTGGTGTAAAAAAGGCCCGGTATTGGCAAGGGTTTCTGATATTGATGTGAAGGAGGGCAGTGCCCAAGATTTTGCTTCATTTGTTATAGATAGGTAG
- a CDS encoding 2-dehydropantoate 2-reductase N-terminal domain-containing protein, producing MKKILIIGAGPLGSLLAARLYEAGHNIFLMARGKRLLDIRQHGVVVQEDGADKEEVAPVKLVEAFDPDDDYDLVIVVMRKNQIEEILDVLSQNKRGPSFLFLGNNAAGPTSLVEALGKERVMLGFPLPGGKIEGHVARVMPVNEKYTYKIPIGEVDGSVKKRTVEVAKLLKSMRGYEVDIRKDMDAWLKYHVGILISGFAPAIYAADVNLKRLGKTQDLLIMAVRATKEALRGLRKAGVPPSPGIVRFFEYVPEPVLVTLIGWIARKEYGKTSLEGHARAARDEMQHLHKELKSLIGGKVKTYYMDMLSKYFNADEDPFPEGSRNIQMKWKPLLVPLTGILLLILFLFRVAKKRG from the coding sequence ATGAAGAAAATTTTAATTATAGGGGCTGGCCCTTTGGGGAGTCTTTTGGCGGCAAGGCTTTATGAAGCAGGTCATAATATTTTCTTAATGGCAAGGGGCAAGCGTTTGCTTGATATCAGGCAGCACGGTGTGGTCGTTCAGGAAGATGGTGCGGACAAAGAGGAAGTTGCTCCCGTGAAACTTGTAGAAGCCTTTGACCCTGATGATGATTATGACTTAGTCATTGTTGTTATGAGAAAGAACCAGATTGAGGAAATTTTAGATGTTTTAAGTCAGAATAAACGGGGTCCTTCTTTTTTGTTTCTGGGGAACAATGCTGCTGGCCCTACAAGTCTGGTAGAGGCCTTAGGTAAGGAGCGGGTTATGTTGGGTTTTCCCTTGCCTGGTGGTAAAATCGAGGGGCATGTAGCACGTGTTATGCCTGTTAATGAAAAATATACCTATAAAATCCCTATAGGAGAGGTTGATGGTAGTGTCAAGAAAAGGACTGTAGAAGTGGCAAAACTGCTTAAATCCATGCGGGGTTATGAGGTGGACATTCGTAAAGATATGGATGCCTGGCTTAAATATCATGTAGGGATTTTGATTTCAGGGTTTGCTCCAGCTATTTATGCTGCTGATGTGAACCTAAAGCGTTTAGGGAAAACACAGGATCTGTTAATTATGGCTGTCAGGGCAACAAAAGAAGCCCTTCGTGGACTTAGAAAGGCCGGTGTTCCGCCAAGTCCTGGTATAGTGAGGTTTTTTGAGTATGTACCAGAGCCGGTTTTGGTCACATTGATTGGGTGGATTGCGCGTAAAGAATACGGAAAAACATCACTGGAAGGACATGCCCGTGCGGCACGTGATGAAATGCAACACCTTCATAAAGAACTAAAAAGCCTGATCGGGGGTAAGGTGAAAACTTATTATATGGACATGCTGAGCAAATACTTTAACGCTGATGAAGATCCATTTCCTGAAGGAAGCAGAAATATTCAGATGAAATGGAAGCCCTTACTTGTGCCTTTGACTGGCATATTGTTATTGATTTTGTTTTTGTTCCGAGTAGCTAAAAAAAGAGGTTAA
- a CDS encoding pseudouridine synthase, which produces MSSFRYFKIYKPYRMLSQFTGGHGQQPVLSELGNFPKDVYPVGRLDADSEGLLLLTNNKKINSLLLNPKNKHERTYYAQVEGIATEKAIDILENRVSIRIEGQDYLTRPAKASLLEEPENLPPRHPPVRFRLNKPTSWLSLTLIEGKYRQVRKMTAAAGFPTLRLIRISIENMYLGSMQPGEVQELSEKEFLKQLNLTNKIHSARKSRSH; this is translated from the coding sequence ATGTCTTCTTTCAGGTACTTTAAAATATACAAGCCATACAGGATGCTTAGCCAGTTTACAGGCGGTCATGGACAACAACCTGTTCTTTCCGAACTAGGCAACTTCCCCAAAGATGTTTACCCTGTAGGAAGGTTGGATGCAGACAGCGAAGGCCTCCTCCTGCTTACCAATAACAAAAAAATAAATAGCCTGCTACTCAACCCTAAAAACAAACACGAAAGGACATACTATGCGCAGGTTGAAGGCATTGCCACAGAAAAGGCCATTGACATACTCGAAAACCGTGTAAGCATTAGGATTGAAGGTCAAGACTATTTGACCCGGCCAGCTAAAGCCAGCTTACTAGAAGAGCCGGAAAACCTGCCCCCAAGACATCCACCTGTCCGTTTCAGGCTTAACAAACCTACTTCTTGGCTTTCTCTAACATTAATTGAGGGAAAATACAGACAGGTCAGGAAAATGACCGCAGCAGCCGGGTTCCCTACACTCCGCCTCATTAGGATTAGTATAGAAAACATGTACCTTGGGAGCATGCAGCCAGGAGAAGTCCAAGAATTGTCTGAAAAAGAATTTCTTAAACAGCTAAATTTGACTAATAAAATCCACTCGGCCAGAAAAAGTAGATCGCATTAA
- a CDS encoding DUF421 domain-containing protein, whose protein sequence is MTCFSDMEEQIIFFDSWMSLLRTFLIGIFAYVAMIVLLRVSGKRTLSKMNAFDFIVTVALGSTLASVIVTKNIALADGVLAFSILIFLQFIITKAAWKSKKVVNLVKSNPTLLFYRNRFLQENMKKERVTKEEILASVRQNGFKGLQNVEAVIIETDGSLSIISKSGNEDTSALDKIT, encoded by the coding sequence ATGACCTGTTTTTCTGATATGGAAGAACAGATTATATTTTTTGATAGCTGGATGAGCCTTCTTAGGACTTTTCTGATAGGCATTTTTGCCTATGTAGCTATGATTGTCTTGCTTAGGGTTTCAGGCAAAAGAACTTTGTCAAAAATGAACGCCTTTGACTTCATTGTTACTGTTGCCTTGGGCTCTACGTTAGCCTCTGTAATAGTTACAAAAAACATAGCTTTAGCTGACGGGGTTTTGGCCTTTTCCATTTTAATCTTTCTTCAATTCATTATAACCAAAGCTGCTTGGAAGTCTAAAAAAGTAGTTAATCTTGTAAAATCAAACCCAACCCTTTTATTTTACCGCAATCGATTTTTACAAGAAAACATGAAAAAAGAACGGGTAACCAAAGAAGAAATATTAGCCTCCGTTAGACAAAACGGTTTTAAAGGGCTACAAAATGTTGAAGCTGTAATTATCGAAACAGATGGTTCTTTGAGCATCATTAGCAAAAGCGGTAATGAAGACACCTCTGCGCTAGACAAAATTACCTAA
- a CDS encoding spore photoproduct lyase family protein: MLKITEKEKILQVLDIKQIYHEPNIGLYPRGKELLEKYSDAERIMVSSHWKIPDLYGNEGMAERWLRNKKNILVLGVKKGLTARPNTRSSHFVAPSLANGCAMACSYCYVPRRKGYANPITVFVNIEQILKYITNHSRKQGLKTEPDQIDEQYWVYEIGENSDCSVDAAVSDNIKDIVNLFKELPTAKGTFATKFVNRDMLNYDPQLKTRIRFSLMPSNIAKIVDVRTSPTNDRIEALNDFVEAGYEVHLNFSPVMFYDGWLKDYNELMEAIDDLASAKTKAQLKCEIIFLTHNTKLHDINMEWHPKGEELLWKPDIQETKFSQTGGKNLRYKRGLKTELVQSFTDLLNDKLPYCQIRYAF, from the coding sequence ATGTTGAAAATCACAGAAAAAGAAAAAATTCTTCAGGTGCTTGATATCAAACAAATATATCACGAACCGAACATAGGCCTGTATCCAAGAGGAAAAGAATTGCTTGAAAAGTATTCAGATGCTGAACGTATTATGGTTTCCTCTCATTGGAAGATACCAGATCTTTACGGTAATGAAGGGATGGCAGAGCGGTGGCTTAGAAACAAAAAAAATATTTTGGTTCTTGGGGTAAAGAAAGGGCTTACGGCAAGACCTAATACTCGGAGCTCTCATTTTGTTGCACCTTCGCTAGCCAATGGGTGTGCTATGGCATGTTCTTACTGCTATGTGCCAAGAAGAAAAGGGTACGCCAATCCGATAACTGTGTTTGTCAATATAGAACAAATACTGAAGTATATCACCAACCATTCCAGAAAACAAGGGTTAAAGACAGAACCTGATCAGATAGATGAACAGTATTGGGTTTATGAAATTGGGGAAAACAGCGACTGCTCTGTAGACGCAGCCGTATCTGACAATATTAAGGACATCGTAAATCTTTTTAAAGAGCTGCCAACAGCAAAAGGTACTTTTGCCACAAAGTTTGTCAACCGGGATATGCTCAATTATGATCCACAATTAAAGACCAGGATCCGCTTTAGTTTGATGCCGTCAAATATTGCAAAAATAGTTGATGTCCGTACCTCGCCCACTAACGATAGGATAGAAGCTTTGAACGATTTTGTAGAAGCTGGTTATGAAGTGCACCTCAATTTTTCCCCTGTCATGTTTTATGACGGGTGGTTAAAAGACTATAATGAGCTTATGGAGGCAATTGATGACTTGGCATCAGCTAAAACAAAAGCACAGTTAAAATGTGAAATAATTTTTCTAACACACAACACCAAGCTGCATGATATAAATATGGAGTGGCACCCAAAAGGGGAAGAGCTATTGTGGAAACCCGATATTCAGGAAACCAAATTTTCCCAAACAGGAGGAAAGAACCTCCGTTATAAACGAGGCTTAAAAACTGAACTTGTCCAATCCTTCACAGATCTGCTAAACGACAAATTGCCATATTGCCAAATCCGCTATGCCTTTTGA